In Candidatus Binataceae bacterium, the genomic stretch TGAGCGATCCGATCGTCGAGTTCAAACACGAGGTCGGAGTAGGGCATGACGGCTCCTGTGTGGGTTTGGGTGAAGCAAATCATACTGCCGCGCGGTTGCCGGCGGTGACAAGAGGCGGCTGGATCGCGCGGCGAGCGGATGGATCAACGTGCCCGTGGTCGCAACTCCGCCAGCAATTGGCCTAGGTTTGAGGGACCGCTCAGGGGCGGTAGCTCGAGCAGAACTTCATAACGGCGCCGCTCGGCCGCGCCGATACCGGTGCCCAGAGCGCAGTCCCAAAGCGTGGTGCTGACGCCGAAGCAGCGGTTGGGACTGATCAAATGGTGAATACGATGATGGAGCCGCAATCGCGCCTCCCACGGCGTCAGAGTGCGGGCGAAATGGAGCCGGTAATGAATTATCTCATAGCCGGCAAAACCTGCCAGCAAGCCCAGGTAGAACACGCTCAGCGGCCTCCAACCCCATCCCACCACCATCGCCGCCATCAGAGCTACC encodes the following:
- a CDS encoding sterol desaturase family protein → MFAVIAWLLSGLLSWTLLEYVIHGILSHQLQSFVTPLHAVHHRDQHAVFALGAWPPAVALMAAMVVGWGWRPLSVFYLGLLAGFAGYEIIHYRLHFARTLTPWEARLRLHHRIHHLISPNRCFGVSTTLWDCALGTGIGAAERRRYEVLLELPPLSGPSNLGQLLAELRPRAR